Proteins from one Candidatus Desulfovibrio trichonymphae genomic window:
- the ahcY gene encoding adenosylhomocysteinase, protein MTKALDLTLPYKVADINLADFGAKEIQLSEREMPGLMECIKKYAVQKPLHGLRVTGSLHMTIQTAMLIKTLHVLGADLRWASCNIFSTQDHAAAAVADLGIAAVFAWKGESLEEYWWCTEMALIWPDGKGPDLIVDDGGDATLLIHKGVDVETDPSLLQIKTDNKESQCIMDRLALRHKENSSHWRGVAANVRGVSEETTTGVRRLYQLEAAGRLLFPAINVNDAVTKSKFDNLYGCRESLADGIKRATGIMVAGKCVLVIGYGDVGKGCAQSMRGFGARVLVAEIDPICALQAVMEGYEVTTVEDALAEADIFVTCTGNLHVITGTHMEGMKDEAVVCNIGHFDNEIAMTYLENTPGVSKLNIKPQVDKWTLCSGRSIVVLAEGRLVNLGCAMGHPSFVMSNSFTNQTLAQIRLASDKSLEKKVYTLPKELDEEVARLHLSRIGAKLTTLTQEQADYIGVNVTGPYKPDHYRY, encoded by the coding sequence ATGACAAAAGCGCTGGATTTAACCTTGCCTTACAAGGTTGCGGACATTAACCTTGCCGACTTCGGCGCGAAAGAAATACAGCTTTCCGAGCGGGAAATGCCGGGCCTGATGGAGTGCATAAAAAAATACGCCGTGCAAAAGCCGCTGCATGGTTTGCGTGTCACCGGTTCGCTGCACATGACCATACAGACGGCCATGCTCATTAAAACCCTGCACGTGCTCGGTGCGGATTTGCGCTGGGCCTCATGCAACATTTTTTCTACACAGGATCACGCGGCGGCCGCTGTTGCGGATCTGGGCATTGCCGCCGTGTTTGCCTGGAAAGGCGAAAGCCTTGAGGAATACTGGTGGTGCACAGAAATGGCTCTGATCTGGCCTGACGGCAAGGGCCCGGATTTGATTGTGGACGACGGCGGCGACGCCACGCTGCTCATCCACAAGGGTGTGGACGTTGAAACAGACCCGTCCCTGCTGCAAATAAAAACTGATAATAAAGAATCCCAGTGTATTATGGATCGTCTGGCGCTGCGTCATAAGGAAAACTCTTCCCACTGGCGCGGGGTAGCGGCAAACGTGAGGGGCGTTTCAGAAGAAACCACCACCGGTGTGCGCCGTCTCTATCAACTGGAAGCAGCGGGCCGTCTTCTCTTCCCCGCCATTAACGTCAACGATGCGGTGACAAAGTCAAAATTTGACAATCTGTATGGCTGCCGCGAATCGCTGGCAGACGGCATCAAGCGCGCCACAGGCATCATGGTGGCCGGCAAGTGCGTGCTTGTTATCGGCTACGGCGATGTAGGCAAGGGCTGCGCCCAGTCTATGCGCGGATTCGGCGCCCGTGTGCTTGTGGCGGAAATTGACCCCATCTGCGCCCTGCAGGCGGTCATGGAGGGTTATGAGGTCACTACCGTCGAAGACGCCCTTGCTGAAGCAGATATATTCGTCACCTGCACGGGCAATCTGCACGTTATTACGGGCACTCACATGGAAGGCATGAAGGATGAGGCTGTGGTTTGCAACATCGGACATTTTGATAATGAAATAGCCATGACGTATCTTGAAAACACGCCCGGTGTGAGCAAACTCAACATCAAGCCGCAGGTTGACAAGTGGACATTGTGCTCCGGTCGCAGCATCGTGGTGCTGGCTGAGGGGCGGCTCGTCAATCTGGGGTGCGCCATGGGGCATCCGAGTTTTGTCATGTCCAACAGCTTTACCAACCAGACGTTGGCGCAGATACGTCTTGCTTCAGACAAAAGTCTTGAAAAAAAAGTCTACACTCTACCCAAGGAACTGGATGAAGAGGTCGCCCGTCTACACCTTTCGCGCATTGGCGCGAAACTGACCACGCTGACGCAGGAGCAGGCGGACTATATCGGCGTCAATGTTACGGGGCCGTATAAACCGGATCACTACCGGTATTAA
- a CDS encoding DUF3298 and DUF4163 domain-containing protein → MKCGSRFSPLLSAVAFVGCISVFWAAYASSLPLMGIAGWAVHRLGAELSAAAQSGVFDNLVNRSNPQGKTEINITYPSLGRADIDAGIRRWVTAIADAFEENLAGDDDATDEDVPKYELQGSYVVTRPSATAISFTFELWTYTGGAHGNLDIITLNYSLLTGQRLDLVDLFEDPDAALKLMSDWSARELLRRFAGTQMKQMILAGAAPEAENFANLTLTPEGVTIQFQPYQVAPWAAGAQQVEMPFEKLLKARPLAVVWGR, encoded by the coding sequence GTGAAATGCGGTAGCCGTTTCTCTCCTCTCTTGTCGGCCGTGGCGTTTGTCGGGTGCATCTCTGTGTTTTGGGCCGCGTACGCGTCGTCCCTGCCGTTGATGGGCATTGCCGGGTGGGCGGTTCATCGACTCGGCGCAGAACTGTCTGCTGCCGCGCAGTCGGGCGTGTTTGACAATCTTGTGAACCGCTCGAATCCGCAGGGCAAAACGGAGATCAATATCACATACCCGTCGCTGGGTCGTGCGGACATTGACGCGGGGATACGCCGATGGGTTACAGCCATTGCCGACGCGTTTGAAGAAAACCTCGCGGGCGACGACGACGCGACGGACGAAGATGTGCCGAAATATGAGCTTCAAGGCTCCTACGTCGTCACGCGCCCCTCCGCAACCGCCATAAGTTTTACGTTTGAACTGTGGACATATACCGGCGGCGCGCACGGCAATCTGGACATTATCACCCTGAATTACAGCCTGCTCACAGGGCAGCGTCTGGATCTTGTGGATCTGTTTGAAGATCCGGACGCGGCGCTCAAGCTCATGTCTGACTGGTCGGCGCGGGAGCTGTTGCGTCGTTTTGCCGGCACCCAGATGAAACAGATGATACTCGCCGGCGCCGCCCCGGAAGCGGAAAATTTCGCCAACCTTACCCTTACGCCGGAGGGCGTGACCATTCAGTTCCAGCCCTATCAGGTGGCGCCATGGGCCGCCGGTGCGCAACAAGTGGAAATGCCCTTTGAGAAACTGCTCAAGGCCCGTCCGCTTGCTGTTGTCTGGGGCCGCTGA
- a CDS encoding sodium:proton exchanger — protein MAFSVLRPFILAALLTLPSLALRAVHPDISPLSVALLSGLAILGASFLLTWACEVAQMDIPQAVALAVVAFIAVLPEYAVDMYFTWMAGQNPSSAYSHYAIANMTGANRLLIGVGWSAIVLFFAGRFHKAVVLAADKRTDVVFLGIATLYALLIPLKVSLTIYDGLIFLGIYAWYMWIICRRPAGEKMPEGPAAVLVALPKTRRLKVVTGIFLFAAVVILCNAEPFSENLVASGKLLGVNEFLLVQWLAPIASEAPEFIVSLMFAFRGNAGLALGSLLSSKLNQWTLLVGMIPGVYAVSSGGISPMYLDSHQFEEILLTAGQSLFAVALLSDLRIAVRGASWLLTLFAAQLLSPLYDAQLEALLGLAHDPLRLHAWFAWLYLFLAVVLLLRSRRHVWTLRFGLKV, from the coding sequence ATGGCATTCAGCGTGTTGCGCCCGTTTATTCTGGCTGCTCTTCTAACCTTGCCGAGCCTTGCGTTACGCGCTGTCCACCCTGACATTTCACCCCTCTCGGTTGCTCTTTTGTCCGGTCTGGCCATTCTTGGAGCTTCCTTTCTGCTGACCTGGGCCTGCGAAGTGGCCCAGATGGACATACCGCAGGCTGTGGCCCTGGCTGTGGTGGCCTTTATAGCCGTATTGCCGGAATACGCAGTAGACATGTATTTCACCTGGATGGCGGGGCAGAATCCGTCCAGCGCCTATTCGCACTACGCCATCGCCAATATGACCGGCGCGAACCGCTTGCTGATCGGCGTCGGCTGGTCGGCCATAGTGCTGTTTTTCGCCGGACGTTTTCATAAGGCTGTCGTTCTGGCGGCAGACAAGCGCACGGATGTCGTTTTTTTGGGGATCGCCACGCTTTACGCGCTGCTCATTCCGCTCAAGGTCTCGCTGACCATATATGACGGCCTCATTTTTCTGGGTATTTACGCTTGGTATATGTGGATCATCTGCCGCCGCCCAGCAGGGGAGAAAATGCCGGAAGGTCCTGCCGCCGTGCTGGTCGCCTTGCCCAAAACGCGCCGCCTTAAAGTGGTGACAGGCATCTTTTTGTTCGCGGCGGTGGTGATTTTGTGCAACGCCGAACCCTTCAGCGAAAATCTGGTGGCCAGCGGCAAGCTGCTCGGCGTCAATGAATTTTTATTGGTGCAGTGGCTTGCGCCTATTGCCTCGGAAGCGCCGGAATTTATCGTCTCATTGATGTTCGCCTTTCGCGGCAACGCTGGGCTCGCGCTCGGCAGCCTGCTCTCTTCCAAGCTCAATCAATGGACCCTGCTTGTGGGCATGATTCCCGGCGTGTACGCCGTGTCCTCAGGCGGAATTTCTCCGATGTATCTGGACAGCCATCAGTTTGAGGAAATACTGCTGACAGCGGGACAATCCCTTTTTGCCGTGGCATTGTTGTCGGATTTGCGTATTGCCGTACGGGGGGCCAGTTGGCTGCTCACACTCTTTGCGGCGCAGTTGCTTTCGCCCCTGTATGACGCGCAGTTGGAAGCGCTGCTTGGCCTTGCCCATGACCCGTTGCGCCTGCACGCCTGGTTTGCTTGGCTGTATCTGTTTCTGGCGGTGGTATTGCTGCTCAGAAGCAGGCGGCATGTCTGGACATTGCGTTTCGGTTTAAAAGTTTAG
- a CDS encoding helix-turn-helix domain-containing protein, whose protein sequence is MRIRRLREVGGQMQDELAEKAKVSTKHLGEMERGRGKPSLRSIQNISVVLRERISVL, encoded by the coding sequence TTGAGAATACGCAGACTGCGCGAAGTAGGGGGACAAATGCAGGACGAACTTGCAGAAAAAGCGAAGGTGTCGACAAAGCATCTGGGAGAGATGGAAAGAGGACGCGGGAAGCCTTCCTTACGCAGCATTCAAAACATATCCGTTGTGCTTAGGGAAAGAATTTCTGTTCTGTGA
- a CDS encoding YIP1 family protein produces the protein MKITCPHCDFSRDVPAKQLPARSVIATCPACSCRFRFSPDKGVIETLSDTKIPAREQPAQPDTLGKDDPLPPDAIVPKSGGFSKDGNDVLPTLNEAKEEDTRLTASRAYRREASGFKGRVPTQTTDDDDDDAPSADDNPWETAPRENGWLTAFYQTVMRIMFASPRFFNALRPEAKSMRALVFYLIICVLQIVVERFWGDLLLKFMTPGTTADPQLEKLLTMLAPQASLSTTLLIRTGVLVLQLYFFTSLIHLAYHFLAPDKANFSLVFQVIAYSAAPSLLCIVPLLGSLAGLVWCIACVTTGCRSALRLTWGQTLTGFAPAILVSLFLLMQFLSGAKG, from the coding sequence GTGAAGATCACCTGCCCCCATTGCGACTTTTCCCGTGATGTACCCGCTAAACAACTGCCCGCGCGTTCCGTCATAGCCACCTGCCCTGCCTGTTCCTGCCGTTTTCGTTTTTCGCCCGACAAAGGAGTGATAGAAACTCTGTCCGACACGAAAATCCCGGCGCGGGAACAGCCGGCGCAGCCGGACACCCTGGGAAAGGACGACCCCCTCCCCCCCGACGCCATTGTGCCGAAAAGCGGGGGGTTCTCTAAAGACGGGAATGACGTCCTCCCCACATTGAATGAAGCGAAAGAGGAAGACACGCGCCTGACGGCCAGCCGGGCTTACAGACGGGAGGCGAGTGGCTTTAAAGGCCGGGTGCCTACCCAAACAACCGATGATGATGATGACGACGCTCCGTCCGCCGACGACAACCCTTGGGAGACGGCCCCTAGGGAAAATGGCTGGCTTACCGCGTTTTATCAAACAGTTATGCGCATCATGTTTGCATCGCCACGTTTTTTCAACGCGTTGCGCCCTGAGGCAAAATCCATGCGCGCGCTTGTTTTTTATTTGATCATCTGTGTGCTGCAGATTGTTGTGGAACGCTTCTGGGGCGACCTGCTGCTGAAATTCATGACGCCGGGCACAACCGCAGATCCGCAACTGGAAAAACTGCTTACCATGCTGGCGCCGCAGGCCAGTCTGTCCACGACACTGCTCATCAGAACAGGAGTACTGGTGCTGCAGCTGTATTTCTTCACCAGCCTCATACATCTGGCCTACCACTTTCTGGCGCCGGACAAGGCAAATTTTTCCCTGGTGTTTCAAGTAATAGCCTACAGTGCGGCCCCGTCGCTTCTGTGCATCGTCCCCTTGCTCGGTTCTCTGGCAGGTCTTGTGTGGTGTATCGCCTGCGTGACGACGGGCTGCCGTTCAGCCCTGCGATTAACCTGGGGCCAGACCCTGACAGGCTTTGCGCCAGCCATTCTTGTGTCGCTCTTTTTGCTTATGCAGTTTCTGTCCGGAGCCAAAGGATAG
- a CDS encoding protoporphyrinogen oxidase, whose product MSRAVVLLLLLTLTAVAHAETAVFSQFSAELPPGWSGEENTGFSSKRGDEYMLVFNKYDADRENILGVVSIYLLPPLPDSAKEIAKKLASNQEGSSTPRKENFFWTFSGEPRTQGFKAPAVTLVNATPARVLIIIMQDPENMGGNELLASLKGLTPEAREVLGR is encoded by the coding sequence ATGTCACGCGCTGTTGTTCTGCTTCTTCTTTTGACCCTCACCGCTGTAGCGCATGCCGAAACGGCTGTATTCAGCCAATTCAGCGCGGAACTGCCCCCCGGCTGGAGCGGCGAGGAAAATACAGGCTTCAGCAGTAAACGGGGCGATGAATACATGCTGGTGTTCAACAAATACGACGCAGACAGAGAAAACATTCTGGGCGTCGTCAGCATTTATCTGCTTCCTCCACTTCCGGACAGCGCCAAAGAGATCGCAAAAAAGCTGGCAAGTAATCAGGAAGGAAGCTCAACGCCACGCAAGGAAAATTTTTTTTGGACATTCAGCGGCGAGCCGCGCACCCAAGGATTCAAGGCGCCGGCCGTGACATTGGTAAACGCGACACCGGCGCGGGTTCTGATAATTATTATGCAGGATCCCGAAAATATGGGAGGCAACGAACTTCTCGCAAGCCTCAAAGGACTGACGCCTGAAGCAAGGGAAGTTCTCGGCAGATAA
- a CDS encoding MiaB/RimO family radical SAM methylthiotransferase, with protein sequence MTFGCKVNQYESQAMREAWEKLGGTECETPDAADVICVNSCAITAKGERDARNAIFRLRRKAPSARLVLTGCASKLFQNYRPRPRAIWAEPDVIIPQQQKSLLLTDPAASAQLQPLAQTEPAENTAFPPFRISAFRRSRPVLKLQDGCTHRCTYCIVPFTRGATISRPPEEVLSEARRLFEAGYAEIVLSGVNLNQYGRDNPSFGDFWDLLRMLENDLTEKFAERARFRISSLEPSQLHARALVILKASRMVCPHLHIALQHASPAVLKRMGRGHYTGRMLTNAVAALAEHWLVMGLGADILVGFPGETEEDMRLLLAYIEKMPFSYAHVFPWSSRPGTAAADFDDQPARHIKYARAARVRAVIEQCRRRFLQSQLALPRMLVAAESVGEKTGVRRGVNEYYAPCFFQNRGKALSGLVAAKPVGLTKNGIFVELTI encoded by the coding sequence GTGACTTTCGGCTGCAAGGTCAATCAATATGAAAGTCAGGCCATGCGTGAAGCTTGGGAAAAACTGGGCGGAACGGAATGCGAAACGCCGGATGCGGCGGATGTTATTTGCGTCAACAGTTGCGCGATCACCGCAAAAGGAGAACGCGACGCACGCAACGCCATTTTTCGACTGCGGCGTAAAGCGCCTTCAGCCCGTCTTGTTCTCACCGGCTGCGCGTCAAAACTTTTTCAAAATTACCGGCCACGGCCGCGCGCAATCTGGGCTGAGCCTGACGTCATCATCCCGCAACAACAAAAAAGTCTGCTCCTGACAGATCCGGCAGCATCTGCCCAGCTACAGCCCCTGGCTCAAACTGAGCCAGCTGAAAACACTGCCTTCCCTCCTTTTCGGATATCCGCTTTCAGGCGATCACGGCCGGTGCTCAAGCTGCAGGACGGTTGCACCCATCGCTGCACTTATTGCATTGTGCCATTCACGCGCGGCGCGACAATCAGCCGCCCACCCGAAGAAGTGCTCTCGGAAGCCCGCCGCCTGTTTGAAGCCGGATATGCAGAAATTGTGCTCTCCGGCGTCAACCTGAACCAGTACGGCCGCGACAACCCCTCTTTCGGTGATTTTTGGGATCTATTGCGCATGCTTGAGAATGATCTGACTGAAAAATTCGCTGAGCGGGCGCGCTTCAGGATAAGCTCTTTGGAACCCTCGCAACTGCACGCGCGCGCCCTTGTAATCCTGAAAGCGAGCCGCATGGTCTGCCCGCATCTGCATATTGCGCTCCAGCATGCAAGCCCGGCCGTGCTCAAACGCATGGGACGCGGTCATTACACAGGGCGAATGCTCACAAATGCAGTGGCGGCTCTTGCCGAGCACTGGCTTGTCATGGGCCTCGGCGCAGACATTCTGGTTGGCTTTCCAGGCGAGACAGAGGAAGATATGCGCCTGCTGCTTGCATATATTGAAAAAATGCCGTTCTCGTATGCCCATGTTTTTCCTTGGTCCAGCAGACCCGGAACAGCGGCTGCAGACTTTGACGATCAACCGGCAAGACATATAAAATACGCACGCGCCGCACGGGTACGCGCGGTGATAGAGCAATGCCGTCGGCGTTTTTTACAAAGCCAACTCGCACTGCCCCGCATGTTGGTAGCAGCCGAGAGCGTCGGCGAAAAAACAGGCGTCCGCAGAGGGGTGAACGAATATTACGCGCCCTGTTTTTTTCAGAACAGGGGAAAGGCGCTGTCCGGACTTGTTGCGGCAAAACCCGTCGGTCTGACAAAAAACGGCATATTTGTGGAACTGACGATATAA
- the rpsJ gene encoding 30S ribosomal protein S10, with protein MTTVSSDRIRIKLRSYDYRILDKAVAEIVDTARNTGAGVAGPIPLPTNIHKYTIQRSVHVDKKSREQFEMRIHKRLMDILEPTQQTVDALGKLSLPAGVDVEIKL; from the coding sequence ATGACAACAGTCAGCAGCGATCGCATTCGCATCAAGCTTCGGTCTTACGATTACCGCATTCTGGACAAGGCAGTTGCGGAAATCGTGGATACGGCGCGCAACACAGGCGCTGGTGTGGCTGGACCCATTCCGCTGCCCACAAATATTCATAAGTACACCATACAGCGCTCCGTGCATGTGGACAAAAAATCGCGCGAACAATTTGAAATGCGCATCCACAAGCGTCTTATGGATATTCTGGAACCGACGCAACAGACCGTTGACGCGCTCGGCAAGCTCTCGTTGCCGGCTGGTGTGGACGTGGAAATCAAGCTTTAA
- the rplC gene encoding 50S ribosomal protein L3 — MAEKMGILGRKLGMTRIFADDGAAVAVTVIETGICPVTQIKTMDKDGYNALQIALIPAKEKRVGKAMRGHFAKAGTGLFRRLKEIRLAGAPEQQLGENLTVSMFAAGDVVKVTGTSIGKGYQGRMRRWNFAGSKDSHGCEKVHRNNGSVGNNTFPGHVFKGRKMAGHWGNETVTESGLLVIDVRAGDNVLLVKGSVPGPKNGLVLVRKQ; from the coding sequence ATGGCTGAGAAAATGGGGATTTTGGGCCGTAAACTTGGCATGACCCGTATTTTTGCCGATGACGGCGCCGCTGTGGCGGTTACTGTTATTGAAACCGGGATCTGCCCCGTGACCCAGATTAAAACAATGGACAAAGACGGTTACAACGCCCTACAGATCGCTCTGATACCGGCCAAGGAAAAGCGCGTCGGCAAAGCCATGCGCGGCCATTTTGCCAAGGCTGGCACAGGACTTTTCCGCCGCCTTAAAGAAATCCGCCTTGCGGGAGCGCCGGAGCAGCAGCTTGGCGAAAACCTCACGGTATCCATGTTTGCCGCGGGGGATGTGGTCAAGGTGACCGGCACAAGCATAGGCAAGGGATATCAAGGCCGTATGCGCCGCTGGAACTTTGCTGGGTCCAAAGACTCGCACGGCTGTGAAAAGGTGCACCGCAACAACGGGTCAGTTGGCAACAACACCTTTCCCGGACACGTTTTCAAGGGGCGCAAGATGGCAGGCCACTGGGGCAATGAAACAGTGACGGAATCCGGACTGCTTGTCATCGACGTACGCGCCGGCGATAACGTCCTGCTGGTCAAGGGCTCGGTGCCCGGCCCCAAAAACGGGCTCGTGCTTGTTCGCAAGCAGTAG
- the rplD gene encoding 50S ribosomal protein L4: MTTVKMYDQTRQDAGSVTLAAEVFEVEVRPEILHIVVRAQAAAKRAGTHKTKSRALVSGGGAKPWKQKGTGRARSGSNRSPIWRGGAIVFGPQPRDYSFKVNSKVRALALKMALSSRLASEDLMVVKSITLPEAKTKHFAKVAGALGLQKALIIVAGEDAALTRSVRNIPGLTLTTPERLSVTEILKHRQLVLLEETVATVHARFAQKGA, translated from the coding sequence ATGACTACCGTGAAAATGTATGATCAAACCAGGCAGGATGCCGGCTCGGTAACGCTTGCCGCTGAGGTGTTTGAAGTTGAGGTGAGGCCGGAAATTCTGCACATCGTTGTACGCGCCCAGGCTGCGGCAAAACGCGCCGGCACGCACAAGACAAAAAGCCGCGCCCTTGTGTCGGGCGGCGGCGCCAAGCCTTGGAAGCAAAAAGGCACAGGCCGTGCGCGTTCAGGCTCCAATCGTTCGCCTATATGGCGCGGCGGTGCCATAGTGTTCGGGCCGCAACCCCGTGACTACAGTTTTAAGGTCAACAGCAAGGTGCGTGCGCTTGCGCTTAAAATGGCGCTTTCAAGCCGCCTTGCCTCTGAAGACCTTATGGTTGTAAAAAGCATTACCCTGCCTGAAGCGAAAACAAAACATTTTGCCAAAGTGGCTGGCGCACTGGGGCTGCAAAAGGCCCTGATTATCGTTGCGGGTGAAGATGCCGCGCTGACGCGTTCGGTGCGCAATATTCCCGGACTGACGCTGACCACGCCCGAGCGTCTGAGCGTGACGGAAATTTTGAAGCACCGTCAGCTTGTGCTTCTGGAAGAGACCGTAGCGACCGTGCATGCCCGATTTGCACAGAAGGGGGCGTAA
- the rplW gene encoding 50S ribosomal protein L23, with product MKNTSVLIKPLLTEKTTLLKDVARQVVFYVHPKANKLEIRRSVEKAFDVKVEAVNVVRKGPSVRKRQGRVAGRKPGWKKAYVTLGSDEKIEFFEGV from the coding sequence ATGAAAAATACCAGCGTGCTGATAAAGCCCCTGCTGACGGAAAAGACAACCCTGCTCAAGGATGTGGCCCGGCAGGTAGTTTTTTATGTCCATCCCAAAGCCAACAAGCTGGAAATCAGACGATCTGTGGAAAAGGCTTTCGACGTGAAAGTTGAGGCCGTTAACGTAGTTCGCAAGGGGCCTTCGGTCCGTAAGCGGCAGGGCCGCGTTGCCGGCCGCAAGCCCGGCTGGAAAAAAGCGTATGTAACACTTGGTTCGGACGAGAAAATTGAGTTCTTTGAGGGAGTGTGA
- the rplB gene encoding 50S ribosomal protein L2 has protein sequence MAIRKLKPTSAGRRFQTVSDFEEITRTRPEKSLTEGLPKKAGRNNLGRVTSRRRGGGVKRLYRIIDFRRDKNGIDARVAEIEYDPNRTARIALLHYVDGEKRYIIAPTGLNKGDRVLSGEGADIKPGNALPMSRIPVGTVIHNIEIYPGKGGQICRAAGSYAQLIAKEGKLALLRLPSGEVRKIQATCVATVGQVGNIHHENISLGKAGRNRWLGRRPRVRGVAMNPIDHPLGGGEGRSSGGRHPVSPWGMPAKGYKTRDRKKASSRLIVKRRGQK, from the coding sequence ATGGCTATCCGCAAGCTCAAGCCGACCTCCGCGGGGCGTCGTTTCCAGACAGTTTCCGACTTTGAGGAAATTACCCGGACGCGCCCGGAGAAGTCGCTCACTGAAGGCCTGCCCAAAAAAGCCGGCCGCAACAATCTGGGGCGCGTCACAAGCCGTCGTCGCGGCGGTGGCGTCAAACGTCTGTACCGCATTATTGACTTCAGACGTGATAAAAACGGCATTGATGCCCGTGTGGCGGAAATTGAGTATGATCCCAACCGCACAGCCCGCATTGCCCTGCTGCACTATGTTGACGGCGAAAAACGCTATATCATTGCTCCGACGGGGCTCAACAAGGGTGACAGGGTGCTCTCGGGCGAGGGGGCGGACATAAAGCCCGGCAACGCTCTGCCCATGTCGCGTATTCCCGTCGGCACGGTCATACACAATATTGAGATCTACCCCGGCAAAGGCGGCCAGATCTGCCGCGCCGCCGGTTCGTATGCGCAGCTGATCGCCAAAGAGGGCAAACTCGCTCTTCTGCGCCTGCCTTCGGGCGAGGTGCGTAAAATTCAGGCGACATGCGTGGCGACTGTAGGGCAGGTGGGCAATATTCACCATGAAAATATTTCCCTCGGCAAGGCCGGCCGCAACCGCTGGCTTGGGCGTCGCCCCCGCGTGCGCGGTGTGGCCATGAACCCCATTGATCATCCTTTGGGCGGCGGCGAAGGCAGAAGCTCAGGCGGCCGGCACCCTGTATCTCCGTGGGGCATGCCCGCAAAGGGTTACAAGACCCGTGACAGAAAGAAGGCATCATCCAGGCTTATCGTCAAACGACGCGGTCAGAAGTAG
- the rpsS gene encoding 30S ribosomal protein S19, protein MPRSLKKGPFVDGHLMKKVDNAVANSDRRVLKTWSRRSTILPEMVGLTFAVHNGKKFVPVFVTENMVGHKLGEFSPTRTFHGHAADKKAKAAGKK, encoded by the coding sequence ATGCCGAGATCATTGAAAAAAGGCCCCTTTGTGGACGGCCATCTGATGAAGAAAGTGGATAACGCCGTTGCGAACAGCGATCGCCGCGTGCTGAAAACTTGGTCGCGCCGCTCGACAATATTGCCGGAAATGGTGGGCCTGACGTTTGCTGTGCATAACGGCAAAAAGTTTGTGCCTGTATTTGTTACGGAAAACATGGTGGGCCACAAGCTGGGCGAATTTTCTCCCACGCGCACCTTTCACGGGCACGCAGCCGATAAAAAAGCCAAGGCCGCCGGCAAGAAATAG
- the rplV gene encoding 50S ribosomal protein L22, whose translation MEAKAVAKFQRVSPRKTRLVARNVQGLGVEEAMNMLRFTHNKPAGVLYGVLKSALANASQLGGVNVDAMIVKEVVVNEGPVWKRFMPRAQGRAGKIRKSTSHVTVILAEGQE comes from the coding sequence ATGGAAGCAAAAGCCGTTGCGAAGTTCCAGCGCGTCTCGCCGCGTAAAACCCGCCTTGTGGCCAGAAATGTGCAGGGCCTTGGGGTTGAAGAGGCCATGAACATGTTGCGTTTTACCCACAACAAGCCCGCCGGTGTGCTGTACGGCGTGCTGAAAAGCGCGCTGGCAAACGCCTCACAGTTGGGCGGCGTAAATGTTGACGCCATGATAGTCAAAGAGGTTGTTGTCAACGAAGGCCCCGTCTGGAAACGTTTTATGCCCCGCGCCCAAGGCCGGGCCGGCAAAATTCGCAAAAGCACCAGCCATGTTACCGTCATACTTGCAGAAGGGCAGGAATAG
- the rpsC gene encoding 30S ribosomal protein S3, with amino-acid sequence MGQKVHPFGFRLGYNKNWQSRWFSKKEYPAFVYEDSKIRAFVKKLLYHAGLSRIEIERAGGKVRLALFTARPGIVIGRKGMEIDKLRKDLRLKFCREFSLEINEIRRPEVDAQLVAENIAQQLDRRVAFRRAMKRTISMARKLGGEGIKVTCAGRLAGAEIARTEWYRDGRVPLQTLRADIDYGFAEARTTYGIIGVKVWIYKGERLNKEVEQ; translated from the coding sequence ATGGGTCAAAAAGTACATCCATTCGGCTTCCGACTTGGGTACAACAAAAACTGGCAATCCCGCTGGTTCAGCAAGAAGGAATATCCTGCCTTTGTTTATGAAGACAGCAAGATACGCGCATTTGTCAAAAAACTGCTCTATCATGCCGGTCTTTCCAGGATTGAAATTGAACGTGCCGGCGGCAAGGTGCGGCTTGCGCTGTTTACTGCCCGTCCCGGCATTGTGATCGGGCGCAAAGGCATGGAAATTGACAAGTTGCGGAAGGATCTGCGACTGAAGTTCTGCCGTGAATTTTCTTTGGAAATCAATGAAATACGCCGCCCCGAGGTTGACGCACAGCTTGTAGCTGAAAATATTGCTCAGCAGCTGGATCGTCGCGTGGCATTTCGTCGGGCCATGAAGCGCACTATCTCCATGGCGCGCAAGTTGGGCGGCGAAGGCATCAAAGTTACATGTGCCGGCCGCCTTGCCGGCGCTGAAATAGCGCGTACGGAATGGTACCGGGACGGCCGCGTCCCCCTGCAGACCCTGCGCGCCGACATTGATTACGGTTTTGCCGAAGCCCGCACCACATACGGCATTATCGGCGTCAAGGTGTGGATTTATAAAGGTGAAAGACTTAATAAAGAGGTTGAACAATAA